A region of Salmo salar chromosome ssa17, Ssal_v3.1, whole genome shotgun sequence DNA encodes the following proteins:
- the LOC106575869 gene encoding gamma-crystallin M3-like: MTRIIFYEDRNFQGRSYETSSDCPDLNMYLNRCQSVRVEMGCFVIFDRSNFMGNQMFLKRGEYSDFQRMGSMMGMGDMTMLESIRSCRMIPMHRGQFRMRLYERESFRGQMHELMDDCESIQERFRMSEMQSCNVMDGHWLMYEQPHFRGRMMYVRPGEYRSIRDMGMSTMMRVHSIRRIMDACEGQRH; the protein is encoded by the exons ATGACCAGG ATCATCTTCTACGAGGACAGGAACTTCCAGGGTCGCAGCTATGAGACCAGCAGCGACTGCCCCGACCTCAACATGTACCTAAACCGCTGCCAGTCGGTCAGGGTGGAAATGGGCTGCTTCGTCATCTTCGACCGCTCCAACTTCATGGGCAACCAGATGTTCCTGAAGAGGGGAGAGTACTCCGACTTCCAGCGTATGGGCTCCATGATGGGCATGGGGGATATGACCATGCTGGAGTCCATCCGTTCCTGCCGCATGATCCCAATG cacCGGGGACAGTTCAGAATGAGGCTGTACGAGAGGGAGAGCTTCAGAGGCCAGATGCACGAGCTGATGGACGACTGCGAGTCCATCCAGGAGCGCTTCCGCATGTCCGAGATGCAGTCCTGCAACGTGATGGACGGCCACTGGCTCATGTACGAGCAGCCCCATTTCAGAGGCAGGATGATGTATGTGAGGCCTGGAGAGTACAGGAGTATCAGAGACATGGGCATGAGCACCATGATGAGAGTTCACTCCATCAGAAGGATCATGGATGCCTGTGAGGGTCAGCGGCATTGA
- the LOC106575870 gene encoding gamma-crystallin M3-like: MNGKIIFYEDKNFQGCSYECSSDCSELSSHLNRCNSCRVESGMFMVYDRPNYMGHQYFLRRGEYPEYQHMMGFNDCIRSCRMIPQHMGQFRMRIYEKENFGGQMHEVMDDCDSIQERYHMPEMQSCNVMDGHWVMYEQPQFRGMQTYLRPGEYRNTREMGMGNDEMRFQSMRRISGDAAF; this comes from the exons ATGAACGGAAAG ATCATCTTCTACGAGGACAAGAACTTCCAGGGCTGCTCCTATGAGTGCAGCAGCGACTGCTCCGAGCTCTCCTCTCACCTGAACAGGTGCAACTCGTGCAGGGTGGAGAGTGGCATGTTCATGGTGTACGACCGGCCCAACTacatgggccaccagtacttcctgaGGAGGGGAGAGTACCCTGAGTACCAGCACATGATGGGCTTCAACGACTGCATCAGGTCTTGTCGTATGATCCCCCAG CACATGGGCCAGTTCAGGATGAGGATCTACGAGAAGGAGAACTTCGGAGGCCAGATGCACGAGGTGATGGACGACTGTGACTCTATCCAGGAGCGTTACCATATGCCCGAGATGCAGTCCTGCAACGTGATGGACGGCCACTGGGTCATGTACGAGCAGCCCCAATTCAGAGGCATGCAGACCTACCTGAGGCCTGGAGAGTACAGGAACACAAGAGAGATGGGAATGGGAAATGATGAAATGAGGTTCCAGTCCATGAGGCGCATCAGCGGCGATGCTGCCTTTTAA